In Methylomonas sp. ZR1, one DNA window encodes the following:
- the rffA gene encoding dTDP-4-amino-4,6-dideoxygalactose transaminase yields the protein MKNMKNTIPFNWPYMTGKELYYIAEAHFNGSLAGDGPFTKRCHGWIEERTHCSKALLTHSCTAALEMAALLLDIQPGDEIIMPSYTFVSTANAFVLRGGVPVFVDIREDTLNLDERLIESAITPRTKAIVPVHYAGVGCEMDTIMAISKRHDLKVVEDAAQGVMASYKGSMLGSIGDLGTYSFHETKNVISGEGGAILVNDPDLALRAEIVREKGTDRSRFFRGEVDKYTWQEVGSSFLPGELIAAFLWAQLEDSERITHERLVSWQRYHEILEPLESKGVLRRPIVPDSCQHNAHMYYVLLASDIDRQQVLNEFKRNDITSVFHYVPLHSSPAGERYGRVHGELDVTNSRSEKLIRLPLWVGLTSEQQRRVVDVLEYVTSKG from the coding sequence ATGAAAAATATGAAAAATACTATTCCTTTTAATTGGCCTTATATGACAGGCAAGGAGTTGTACTATATAGCCGAAGCTCATTTCAATGGAAGCTTGGCTGGTGATGGGCCTTTTACCAAGAGATGTCATGGCTGGATAGAGGAGCGTACCCATTGTAGTAAAGCTTTATTAACTCACTCATGCACGGCTGCGCTGGAGATGGCTGCATTACTATTGGATATTCAGCCTGGTGACGAGATCATTATGCCGTCTTATACCTTTGTTTCAACGGCCAATGCCTTTGTGTTACGTGGTGGCGTGCCAGTTTTTGTGGATATCCGAGAGGATACCTTGAATCTGGACGAGCGATTGATCGAATCAGCTATTACGCCGCGAACGAAGGCGATTGTACCAGTTCATTACGCTGGGGTTGGGTGCGAAATGGACACAATTATGGCTATTTCTAAGCGCCATGATCTTAAGGTTGTAGAGGATGCCGCGCAAGGTGTCATGGCTAGTTATAAAGGGAGCATGTTAGGAAGCATCGGTGATCTTGGGACATATAGCTTTCATGAAACCAAGAATGTTATATCTGGAGAGGGTGGAGCTATATTAGTGAACGATCCTGACCTAGCATTGCGTGCCGAAATTGTTCGAGAAAAGGGTACTGATCGCAGTCGTTTTTTCCGTGGTGAAGTTGATAAATATACCTGGCAAGAAGTTGGCTCATCATTTTTGCCTGGTGAATTGATCGCTGCTTTTCTCTGGGCTCAGCTTGAAGATTCTGAGCGCATAACACATGAGCGGCTGGTAAGCTGGCAGCGTTACCATGAGATATTGGAGCCTCTCGAATCGAAAGGTGTTCTACGCCGACCTATTGTCCCTGATAGTTGTCAACATAATGCCCATATGTACTACGTGCTATTGGCTTCTGATATTGATCGGCAACAAGTATTGAATGAGTTCAAACGTAATGACATCACGTCAGTGTTTCACTATGTTCCGTTGCATTCTTCGCCGGCTGGGGAACGATATGGAAGAGTTCACGGCGAACTTGATGTTACCAATTCGCGCTCAGAAAAATTGATACGTTTGCCGCTTTGGGTTGGACTTACTTCGGAGCAGCAAAGACGAGTTGTGGATGTGCTGGAATATGTTACGAGCAAGGGGTAG
- a CDS encoding GtrA family protein produces MGNMSLPQKRSRSSVKQLFRYGVVGVFSNSVGYMVYLLVTYFGGAPKITMTCLYAVGAVIGFIGNRKLTFAHSGSLLGAGVRYAIVHCVGYFINLGILIVMVDKLGYPHELVQAAAIFIVALFLFFTFKFFVFTASGSVNAGKV; encoded by the coding sequence GAAGTCGAAGTTCAGTAAAACAATTATTTCGCTACGGAGTTGTTGGAGTTTTCAGTAACTCGGTGGGTTATATGGTTTATTTACTGGTTACTTATTTTGGAGGGGCTCCTAAGATAACCATGACTTGTCTATATGCTGTTGGGGCTGTTATTGGCTTTATTGGCAACCGTAAACTGACATTCGCGCACTCGGGAAGTTTGCTTGGAGCCGGAGTCCGTTACGCAATTGTACATTGCGTAGGATATTTTATTAACCTTGGGATACTTATCGTAATGGTTGATAAGCTTGGATACCCACATGAGTTAGTTCAAGCGGCGGCGATTTTTATCGTGGCTTTGTTCCTTTTTTTTACATTCAAGTTTTTCGTTTTTACGGCTTCTGGAAGTGTTAATGCGGGTAAGGTATGA
- a CDS encoding trans-aconitate 2-methyltransferase produces MRHCLACNSQYDTKNSNCLSCGFSPCNIDGFDSYAPDYARGGGGFKASYFSELACLESSNFWFQSRNKIILWALKKYSPSLRDFLEIGCGTGFVLSAIQNSFPDVAVNGSEIFVEGLGFAAKRVPSANLMQMDARQIPFMDEFDAIGAFDVLEHIKEDELVLSQIRKALKSKGVLLLTVPQHAWLWSVADEYALHERRYSAIEIYKKVEMAGFRIVRSTSFVSLILPAMIFSRFFKKNMDEKFDPTSELKIDPWLNILFASLLRIELAGIKFGMNYPLGGSRLIVATKI; encoded by the coding sequence ATGAGACATTGCTTAGCTTGTAACTCGCAATATGATACTAAAAACTCTAACTGTTTAAGTTGTGGATTTAGCCCCTGCAATATAGACGGTTTTGATTCTTACGCGCCTGATTATGCTCGTGGTGGCGGAGGCTTTAAGGCAAGTTATTTTTCGGAGTTAGCTTGTCTTGAATCATCTAATTTCTGGTTCCAATCGAGAAATAAAATAATTTTGTGGGCGTTGAAAAAATACTCTCCAAGCTTAAGAGATTTTCTTGAAATAGGTTGTGGTACTGGTTTTGTGTTGAGCGCAATTCAAAATTCTTTTCCAGATGTGGCAGTTAATGGAAGCGAAATTTTCGTCGAAGGGCTAGGATTTGCTGCGAAGCGAGTTCCTTCAGCTAATCTCATGCAAATGGATGCTCGGCAAATTCCCTTTATGGATGAATTTGATGCTATTGGAGCTTTCGATGTACTCGAACACATCAAAGAAGATGAGCTTGTTCTTAGTCAGATTCGTAAGGCATTGAAGTCCAAAGGAGTGCTATTGCTCACTGTGCCTCAGCATGCGTGGTTATGGAGCGTTGCTGACGAATATGCACTTCATGAACGTCGTTATTCTGCTATAGAGATTTATAAAAAGGTAGAGATGGCGGGGTTTAGAATCGTCAGAAGTACGTCTTTTGTGTCTTTGATTTTGCCTGCGATGATATTTTCTAGGTTTTTTAAAAAGAATATGGACGAGAAATTTGATCCCACATCTGAGCTTAAAATTGATCCTTGGTTGAATATATTATTCGCTAGCTTGTTAAGGATTGAGCTTGCAGGGATAAAGTTTGGAATGAATTATCCCTTAGGTGGATCCCGACTTATAGTTGCTACGAAGATTTAA